The following is a genomic window from Nitrospirota bacterium.
TTCACAATGCATGCAGCCCATCGTCATAAAAAACCTTTCTCCGATACTATCACTTTCTTTTTCCTTATCAATCACAATCCGGGAAACGCCTGGCGGCTTTGCATGGCTCTGATCACAAACTTCTTTGCATGTAGAACAACCAATGCATTTTCTCAAATCAATGACCATACCCCAGCGAGGCATTTCTCCCCCCCCTCAAAAAACGCAGTACGATTAGTACAACTTTAAATTATTTAACTTTTTGAATGTTTAAGCAAGCTTAAATACATAATGGAAACTCTGGACTGCAGGATTAAAGTGACAAGACTCTTATTAACTACTCTTGTGGATGTTTATAACTCTTGATTTTCCAGGCTTACCGGGCAAGGGATTGAGAGAAAGTTTCAAGCGGTCTTTATCTTTCTTGGTCAGGCTGTCCTCAATATCCCTGATCCTCCACAACCCAAGTGACTTGTCCGGGAAGGCCCCATTCCATTCTGTACATTCCTCATTAATCACCTTAAGCGGGCTTGATAGTTCAAAAGGCCGTACTTGAAGGTTTAGTGTGCGCCATTGTCCGGTTATTATATCGGTATTGGTGCTGCGTTGTGTGAACGTTGTTGTGACGAGATATTTCGATCTGCTACGGCAGATATTGCGCAAGGCTTCGAATGCATCATCAAACGAGAGGTGTACGATACCGTCACGGCAAAGTATGACGTCTGTTCTCGGCAACTCATCTCTGATCAGGTCCAGCTTTCGAAACGAGATATTCTTATTACCATACTTCTCATTATTCTGCTTAATGATTTGTTCGACTATGTCGGCCCCAATGTAACTTATATTCTCCAATGGGACATTGCGCATCCAATTGAAATCGCCGCACGGAATGTCGAGGAGTGTTTGTGCATCCAGGTCCCTGAGAAGGAGTGGTAATTCTCTGATAATTACTCTCGTTTGATCGGTACTGGATCCAGGCCCGGAGATGGATTCGTTGCCGCGCCATTTGTTAGTGACGAATATTTCATTAAAAACCCTCTCAGGTCCGAGCCGCCTCATCCTGAATTCTGTGTAATGCCTCAATACAGC
Proteins encoded in this region:
- a CDS encoding class I SAM-dependent methyltransferase, producing MAIIRRTAKKIPGLAYMYSAVLRHYTEFRMRRLGPERVFNEIFVTNKWRGNESISGPGSSTDQTRVIIRELPLLLRDLDAQTLLDIPCGDFNWMRNVPLENISYIGADIVEQIIKQNNEKYGNKNISFRKLDLIRDELPRTDVILCRDGIVHLSFDDAFEALRNICRSRSKYLVTTTFTQRSTNTDIITGQWRTLNLQVRPFELSSPLKVINEECTEWNGAFPDKSLGLWRIRDIEDSLTKKDKDRLKLSLNPLPGKPGKSRVINIHKSS